Proteins encoded together in one Prochlorococcus marinus str. MIT 9211 window:
- the dusA gene encoding tRNA dihydrouridine(20/20a) synthase DusA: MVATYTPRITNAYRFSIAPMLDCTDRHFRVIFRQVSRRSLLYTEMIVAKALQHQKGRRLLDFDEIEHPISLQVGGDNPKELADAAKLAEDWGYDEINLNLGCPSPRVQSGNFGACLMATPNQVAKCIEAMKNATQIPVTIKHRTGIDNFDSEEFLFSFVDQIAKAGADRFAIHARKAWLEGLNPKQNRTIPPLEYLKVKKLKLKRPELKIEFNGGLHTPEECVKTLKIFDGAMVGRSAYSNPMLWQEMDSLIYGEDYFPVKASQVIQNLIPYAQKHLDNEGRLWDISKHLLQLVQAVPGARAWRHNLSTKAQKSSAKLIILEKAAQQLEEVGL; the protein is encoded by the coding sequence GTCAGCCGAAGGTCATTGCTATATACGGAAATGATTGTAGCTAAAGCATTGCAACATCAAAAAGGAAGGCGTCTTTTAGATTTTGATGAAATTGAACACCCTATTTCACTCCAAGTTGGCGGAGATAATCCAAAAGAGCTAGCTGACGCTGCCAAGCTTGCAGAAGATTGGGGATATGACGAAATCAATCTAAATCTTGGTTGTCCTAGTCCAAGAGTGCAATCAGGCAACTTTGGTGCATGCCTTATGGCAACTCCAAATCAAGTCGCTAAATGCATAGAAGCCATGAAAAATGCAACCCAAATTCCTGTGACAATCAAACATAGAACTGGCATTGATAACTTTGACAGTGAGGAATTTCTTTTTTCTTTTGTCGATCAAATAGCTAAAGCAGGAGCAGACAGATTTGCAATTCATGCTCGCAAAGCATGGCTGGAAGGATTAAATCCAAAACAAAATCGAACTATTCCACCATTGGAATATCTAAAAGTTAAAAAATTAAAATTAAAGCGTCCCGAATTAAAAATAGAGTTCAACGGCGGCTTACATACACCAGAGGAATGTGTAAAAACTTTAAAGATATTTGATGGGGCAATGGTTGGAAGATCCGCATATTCAAATCCTATGCTTTGGCAAGAAATGGATTCGTTAATTTATGGAGAGGATTATTTTCCAGTAAAAGCTTCGCAAGTTATTCAAAATTTAATTCCATATGCACAAAAGCACCTTGATAATGAAGGGAGGCTTTGGGATATAAGCAAACATCTTCTTCAATTAGTCCAAGCGGTACCTGGAGCTCGTGCATGGAGACACAACCTAAGCACTAAAGCTCAAAAATCAAGCGCAAAACTAATAATTTTAGAAAAAGCTGCCCAACAATTAGAAGAAGTTGGGCTTTAA
- a CDS encoding RNA recognition motif domain-containing protein, producing the protein MSIFVGNLPFRAEQEDVIQLFAPFGEVANCSLPLERDTGRKRGFAFIEMADEAAESSAIEALQGAELMGRPLRINKAEPRGGGGGPRRGGYGGGGYGGGYGGGGQGGYGGGYGGGGGQGGYGGGGGQGGYGGGGQGGYGGGGGQGGYGGGGQGGYGGGGQGGYGGGGYGGGYGGGGGQGGYGGGGGQGGYGGDQDPGQRSSGAKGWEDRSYGSSDTSDRDENRSRRRRGAASETDETSDYGGAEG; encoded by the coding sequence GTGAGTATTTTTGTTGGCAACTTGCCCTTCCGCGCTGAGCAGGAAGATGTGATTCAATTGTTTGCTCCTTTTGGAGAGGTCGCAAACTGTTCTTTACCACTAGAACGCGACACAGGTCGTAAAAGGGGTTTTGCATTTATTGAAATGGCAGATGAGGCGGCTGAGTCATCAGCTATCGAAGCCCTTCAAGGTGCTGAATTAATGGGTCGTCCATTAAGAATTAATAAGGCAGAACCTCGTGGCGGTGGTGGTGGTCCTCGCAGAGGCGGCTATGGCGGCGGCGGCTATGGCGGCGGCTATGGCGGTGGTGGTCAAGGCGGCTATGGCGGCGGCTATGGCGGCGGTGGCGGTCAAGGCGGCTATGGCGGCGGTGGCGGTCAAGGCGGCTATGGCGGTGGTGGTCAAGGCGGCTATGGCGGCGGTGGCGGTCAAGGCGGCTATGGCGGTGGTGGTCAAGGCGGCTATGGCGGTGGTGGTCAAGGCGGCTATGGCGGCGGCGGCTATGGCGGCGGCTATGGCGGTGGTGGCGGTCAAGGCGGCTATGGCGGCGGTGGCGGTCAAGGCGGCTATGGTGGTGACCAAGATCCTGGACAACGATCTTCTGGCGCTAAGGGATGGGAGGACCGTAGTTATGGTTCTTCTGATACTTCTGATAGAGATGAAAATCGCAGTAGGCGTAGACGAGGAGCCGCTTCAGAAACTGATGAGACTTCTGATTATGGTGGAGCAGAAGGTTAA
- the argH gene encoding argininosuccinate lyase has product MGLKNLGKPWSDRFEVGLHPFIESFNASIKFDFLLLQEDLDGSIAHARMLGKTGIINADEASQLEKGLNQIRLEASQGVFNADQPAEDVHFAVENRLIELLGPLGKKLHTGRSRNDQIATDIRLWLRRKIDEINFDLENIQKILLGHAEKNLYTLIPGYTHLQRAQPVSLAHHLLAYLEMFQRDRDRLVEVKSRVNTSPLGAAALAGTSLPIDRLYTADQLNFTSIYSNSLDAVSDRDFAVEFIAASSLIMVHLSRLSEEIIFWSSEEFSFVKLTDRCATGSSIMPQKKNPDVPELVRGKSGRVFGHLQALLVMLKGLPLAYNKDFQEDKEALFDTVVTVRNSLQAMSILLEEGLEFSLDRLGSAVESDFSNATDVADYLVSKEVPFREAYQIVGRLVKLCMKEGILLKDLSFDQWQDMHPAFDQDIYKRLTPEHVVASRISQGGTGFAQVSAQLENWQNQFSSLKE; this is encoded by the coding sequence ATCAATAGCTCATGCAAGGATGCTAGGCAAAACAGGCATAATTAATGCTGATGAAGCATCTCAACTTGAAAAAGGCTTAAACCAGATTCGTTTAGAAGCATCCCAAGGTGTTTTTAATGCTGATCAACCTGCTGAGGATGTTCATTTCGCTGTTGAGAACAGATTAATAGAACTTTTAGGACCGCTTGGAAAGAAACTGCATACTGGTAGAAGTAGAAATGATCAAATAGCTACAGATATAAGATTATGGTTGCGACGAAAAATTGATGAAATCAATTTTGATTTAGAAAATATTCAAAAGATTTTGTTGGGCCATGCAGAAAAGAATTTGTATACACTTATTCCTGGATATACGCATTTGCAAAGAGCTCAACCTGTTTCATTAGCTCATCATTTACTTGCATATCTTGAAATGTTTCAGAGAGATAGAGATCGTTTGGTCGAAGTCAAAAGTCGAGTTAATACCTCTCCTTTGGGAGCAGCTGCCTTAGCAGGAACTTCTTTACCAATTGACAGGCTATATACAGCAGATCAATTAAATTTTACTAGTATTTATTCCAATAGTTTAGATGCAGTAAGTGATCGTGATTTTGCAGTTGAATTTATTGCTGCATCTTCATTAATTATGGTTCACTTAAGCCGATTATCAGAAGAAATAATTTTTTGGTCTAGCGAAGAATTTTCGTTTGTAAAATTAACCGATCGATGCGCAACTGGTAGCAGCATAATGCCTCAAAAAAAGAATCCTGATGTACCTGAACTTGTTAGAGGAAAGTCAGGAAGAGTCTTTGGCCATCTCCAAGCTTTGTTGGTCATGCTCAAAGGTCTGCCTCTTGCATATAACAAAGATTTTCAGGAAGATAAAGAGGCTCTTTTTGACACAGTAGTGACTGTTAGAAATTCTCTTCAAGCAATGTCTATTCTCTTAGAAGAGGGTTTGGAGTTTTCTTTAGATCGCCTGGGATCAGCCGTGGAATCGGATTTTTCTAATGCAACTGATGTGGCAGATTATTTAGTTTCTAAAGAAGTCCCTTTTAGAGAGGCTTATCAGATTGTTGGACGTTTAGTAAAGCTTTGTATGAAAGAAGGTATTTTGCTTAAGGATCTTTCTTTTGATCAATGGCAGGATATGCACCCTGCTTTTGATCAGGATATATATAAAAGGTTAACTCCAGAACATGTAGTCGCCTCGAGGATTAGTCAAGGCGGAACAGGCTTTGCTCAAGTGTCTGCACAGTTGGAAAATTGGCAAAATCAGTTTTCTTCTTTGAAAGAATGA